The genomic interval ACCAAGTGATGCACATAAGGCTATCGCTCTAGCAGCAGCGGCAGCTGGCAAACATATCTTTTGTGAGAAGCCGCTGGCGCTTACGCTTGAAGACTCCCGTGAAATGCTTGATGCTACAGAAAAAGCAGGCGTGAAGCATATGGTAGGTTTTAACTATCGATTTGCACCTGCTGTACAGCTTGCCAAAAAATTGGTGTCAGATGGCAGGCTCGGTGAAATCTATCATTTCCGTGCTGTGTTTTTGCAAGATTGGATTATCGATCCGAGCTTCCCGCTCGTATGGCGTCTTCAGAAGGAAATTGCAGGCTCCGGCTCCCATGGTGATTTAGGAGCACATTTGATAGATATGGCGCGTTTTCTCGTTGGAGAATTCAATGAGGTTATCGGCATGAGCGAAACTTTCGTTAAAGAGCGACCGATTGCTTCAGCTATGACAGGCCTTAGCGCAAAGGGAAGCGAGGGTGGACCGCTCGGAGAAGTAACAGTGGATGATGCAACCATGTTTATGACACGCTTTGCTAACGGCGCGCTGGGCAGCTTTGAGGCGACTCGCTTCGCAGCCGGCCATCGCTGTACGAACGCTTTTGAAATTAACGGCAGTAAAGGAAGCATCAAGTTTGATTTTGAGCGGATGAATGAGCTTCAAGTTTATTTCACCGATGATGCTGAGGATGTTCAAGGCTTCCGCCGCGTACTTGCAACCGATCCATCGCATGCGTATATGGACGCTTGGTGGCCAGCTGGACATACCATTGGATACGAGCATACGTTTACACATGAAATGCATGAGCTGATGCAAGCTTTTGCTGAAGATCGTCAGCCCGTACCGAACTTTGTAGATGGCGTGAAATGCCAAGAGGTTCTGG from Paenibacillus sp. FSL K6-3182 carries:
- a CDS encoding Gfo/Idh/MocA family oxidoreductase — protein: MDKVRVGMVGYKFMGKAHSNAYRALPMFFPNAIKPEMTAICGRDPEGVEQARSQFGWESAETDWNALVNREDIDLIDINAPSDAHKAIALAAAAAGKHIFCEKPLALTLEDSREMLDATEKAGVKHMVGFNYRFAPAVQLAKKLVSDGRLGEIYHFRAVFLQDWIIDPSFPLVWRLQKEIAGSGSHGDLGAHLIDMARFLVGEFNEVIGMSETFVKERPIASAMTGLSAKGSEGGPLGEVTVDDATMFMTRFANGALGSFEATRFAAGHRCTNAFEINGSKGSIKFDFERMNELQVYFTDDAEDVQGFRRVLATDPSHAYMDAWWPAGHTIGYEHTFTHEMHELMQAFAEDRQPVPNFVDGVKCQEVLEAVDRSIAERRWVAISELS